The Triticum aestivum cultivar Chinese Spring chromosome 3A, IWGSC CS RefSeq v2.1, whole genome shotgun sequence genome includes a region encoding these proteins:
- the LOC123060357 gene encoding protein indeterminate-domain 7 produces the protein MMLKDFAAIQQQQQQQQLALAADENMSNLTSASGDQTSVSSHPLPPPSKKKRSLPGNPDPDAEVIALSPRALMATNRYVCEICGKGFQRDQNLQLHRRGHNLPWKLKQRNPNEVVRKKVYVCPEPGCVHHDRSRALGDLTGIKKHFSRKHGEKKWKCDKCAKRYAVQSDWKAHSKVCGTREYRCDCGTLFSRRDSFITHRAFCDALAEESARAVAVEEQQHPGMLYSHGGGGAAFQMPAVMDPSSSLGGGHGLIQELCLKREREQQQQQQQFVQPWLSEQQQLEMGGEGAQAMFGTARMEQEFNASSTPESSTQPVGMSFASFPSSSAAPSAAGATGSSHMSATALLQKAAQMGATLSRPSGQGQMAASTFSSSSSSAAITNVTNNAPAAATSSSAATSTAVGVGFGHAFEAPAHFGVDPRPTASRNAGNAGASGGGRGNAGGANDGLTRDFLGLRAFSHGDLLSMAGFDPCMPTSASARAAYDQQGPQSSNPWHG, from the exons ATGATGCTCAAGGATTTCGCGGCaattcagcagcagcagcagcagcagcagctggcccTGGCCGCCGACGAGAACATGTCGAACCTCACCTCCGCCTCCGGCGACCAGACCAGCGTCTCCTCCCACCCCCTCCCGCCTCCTTCCAAGAAGAAGCGCAGCCTCCCGGGAAATCCAG ACCCTGACGCGGAGGTGATCGCGCTGTCGCCGCGGGCGCTCATGGCGACGAACCGCTACGTGTGCGAGATCTGCGGCAAGGGGTTCCAGCGGGACCAGAACCTGCAGCTGCACCGGCGCGGCCACAACCTCCCCTGGAAGCTCAAGCAGCGGAACCCCAACGAGGTGGTGCGCAAGAAGGTGTACGTGTGCCCGGAGCCGGGCTGCGTCCACCACGACCGCTCCCGCGCGCTCGGCGATCTCACCGGCATCAAGAAGCACTTCAGCCGCAAGCACGGCGAGAAGAAGTGGAAGTGCGACAAGTGCGCCAAGCGCTACGCCGTGCAGTCCGACTGGAAGGCCCACTCCAAGGTCTGCGGCACCCGCGAGTACCGATGCGACTGCGGCACGCTCTTCTCAAG GCGGGACAGCTTCATCACGCACAGGGCCTTCTGCGACGCGCTGGCGGAGGAGAGCGCGAGGGCGGTGGCCGTGGAGGAGCAGCAGCATCCGGGGATGCTCTActcgcacggcggcggcggcgcggcgttcCAGATGCCCGCCGTGATGGACCCGTCGAGCTCGCTCGGTGGCGGGCACGGGCTGATCCAAGAACTGTGCCTCAAGCGGGAGcgggagcagcaacagcagcagcagcagttcgtGCAGCCGTGGCtatcggagcagcagcagctggagaTGGGCGGCGAGGGCGCCCAGGCCATGTTCGGGACGGCCAGGATGGAGCAGGAGTTCAACGCAAGCTCCACGCCGGAGAGCAGCACGCAGCCTGTGGGCATGAGCTTCGCGTCATTTCCCTCGTCGTCCGCGGCTCCCTCAGCGGCCGGGGCGACGGGCTCTTCTCACATGTCGGCCACGGCGCTGCTCCAGAAGGCGGCGCAGATGGGTGCAACGCTGAGCCGGCCGTCGGGCCAAGGCCAGATGGCGGCGAGCAccttcagcagcagcagcagcagcgccgccaTCACCAACGTCACCAACAATGCACCTGCAGCCGCTACTAGTAGCAGCGCGGCGACAAGCACCGCCGTCGGCGTGGGATTCGGGCACGCGTTCGAGGCGCCGGCTCACTTCGGGGTGGACCCGAGACCCACTGCCAGTCGTAACGCCGGCAATGCCGGCGCCAGCGGCGGAGGTAGAGGCAATGCCGGAGGCGCAAACGACGGCCTCACGAGGGACTTCCTGGGTCTGCGGGCCTTCTCCCACGGCGACCTACTCAGCATGGCAGGCTTCGATCCCTGCATGCCCACGTCGGCCTCGGCGAGGGCGGCGTACGATCAGCAAGGGCCCCAGAGCAGCAACCCATGGCATGGCTAG